The following is a genomic window from Aphidius gifuensis mitochondrion, complete genome.
ATGATTTTATTATAATAATTTTATTTATAATCATAATTTTTATTATTTATATCATATTATGATTTTTTTTAAATAAATTCATTAATCGGCAGATTATACATAATCAATTATTAGAATTAATTTGAACTTTAATTCCAATATTAATTTTAGTTTTTATAGCTATTCCTTCATTAAAAATTTTATATATAGTAGAAGAAATTATTAATCCTTTTATAACTTTAAATATTTTGGGACATCAATGATATTGAAGGTATGAATATGTTGATTTTAAAAATTTATTATTTGATTCTTTTATAATTCAAGATAATTTTATTGATTTAGGAAATTATCGGTTATTAGAAGTTGATAATCATTTAATTATTCCTTATAATATAAATATTCGATTTTTAGTTTCTTCTGTAGATGTAATTCATTCATGAGCTATTTCTTCTTTGGGTATTAAAGTAGATGCTACTCCTGGGCGAGTAAATCAAATTATAAGAAATTTAAATCGTGTAGGTATTTTTTATGGACAATGTTCTGAAATTTGTGGTTTAAATCATAGATTTATACCTATTGTCTTAGAAAGAACTAATTTATTATTTTTTTTCAATTGAGTAAAAAATTTTGAATAATTTTCATTAAGTTCTAATTATAGAAATTGAATTTTTATTTCAATGTTAATAAATTAAAATTTTATTCTTAATGAAAAAATTAGTTAATATAATATAACATTAAAATGTCATTTTAAAGTAATTAAATTTAATATTTTTTTATTCCACAAATAAGTTCTATAGATTGATTATTATTATTAATTTATTTTATTATTATTTTTTATTTATTTATAATTTTATTATATTTTTTATTTAATTTAAAAATTAAAAATTTTAATAATTTAAAAATTATAAATAATTTTTTTGTTATTAAATGATATTAAATTTGTTTTCAATTTTTGATCCTTCAACAAAAATTTTTAGATTAAATTGAATTTCTTCTTTAATTGGTTTATTTATCATTCCTCAAATATATTGATTGATAAGATCACGAATTTTATTTTTAATAATTAATTTTATATTGATTTTATGAATAGAATTTAAAATTATTTTAAAAAATAAGTTTAATATAAATAATTTATTATTTTATATTTCTTTATTTTTATTTATTATAATAAATAATTTTATAGGGTTGTTCCCTTATATTTTTACAAGATCAAGACATTTAATTTATTCTTTAGGATTATCTTTACCTATATGATTAGGATTAATAATATTTGGTTGAATTAAAAATACTAATTTTATATTTGTTCATTTAGTTCCTCAGGGTACTCCTTTTATTTTAATATTTTTTATAGTATTAATTGAATCATTAAGAAATATTATTCGTCCTTTTACATTATCAATTCGATTAACTGCTAATATAATTGCTGGCCATTTATTATTAACTTTGTTAAGAAGATTTATTCCTAATTTTTTTTTATTTTATTTAATTGTATTAATTTTACAATTAATATTATTAATTTTAGAGATTTCAGTTTCTTTAATTCAATCTTATGTATTTGTAATTTTAATAATTTTATATTTAAAAGAAACAAATTATGATAAAATTTAATCATCCTTATCATTTAGTAAGTTTAAGTCCTTGACCATTAATAAATTCTTTTTGTTTAATAATTTTTATATTTAGATCATTGAAATTTATACATGATTTTAATATTTTATTATTTTTAATGTCTTTAATTTTAATGATTATAATTACTTATCAATGATGACGAGATGTAATTCGTGAAGGAACTTTTCAAGGAGTCCATACTTTATATGTTACAAAAATATTACGTTTAGGTATAATTTTATTTATTTTATCTGAATTAATATTTTTTTTATCTTTTTTTTGGTGTTATTTTCATATAAATTTATCCCCTAGAGTAGAAATTGGTAGAGTTTGACCTCCTAATTCAATTTTAGTATTTAATCCTTTTAATATTCCTTTATTAAATACTATTATTTTATTAAGATCTGGAGTCTCTATTACTTTATGTCATCATAGAATTATAAATAAAAAATTATTTATATCTAATTTAAGTATTTTAATTACATTAATTTTGGGTATAATTTTTACATTTTTTCAGTATTTAGAATATCAAGAATCTTATTTTAGAATATCTGATTCAGTTTATGGTTCAATTTTTTTTATAGCTACAGGATTTCATGGTATTCATGTTATTGTTGGTACCTTATTTATTTTAGTATCTTATTGACGTTTATTATTTAATCATTATTCTATATTTCATCATTTAGGTTTTGAAGCTTCATCTTGATATTGACATTTTGTAGATGTTGTTTGATTATTTTTATATATTTTTATTTATTGATTATCTTTTTATTTATATAGTATAAAAAGTATTTTTAATTTCCAATTAAAAGGTTTATTAATTAATATAAATAATTTTTATAAGATTAATATTTATTATAATAATTTTATTTATTTCAATAATTTTAATTTTTATTAATTATTTATTATCAAAAAAAGAAAATCAAGATCGTGAAAAAATTTCTTCATTTGAGTGTGGATTTGATGTTTTAAGGTCTTCACGTTTACCTTTTTCTATTCATTTTTTTATAATTGCTATCTTATTTTTAGTATTTGATGTAGAAGTTGTTTTTTTAATTCCTTTAATTAATTCTTTTATTTATTTAAATTTATTTGAATGAATTTATATGAGATTAATTATTTTATTAATTTTATATTGAGGTTTAGAATTTGAAAAATTTGAAGGATCTTTAAAATGAGTTCTTTAGAATAATAGTTTAATAAAAATTTTTAATTTGCATTTAAAAGATATTTTGTAAAATTTATTTTAAATTAAGAAGCATTAATTATGCATTCAATTTCGGCTTGTAATAAGATTTAAATTTAATCCTTAATTAATTAATTGAAACCAAATAGAGGTAAATTATTGTTAATAATTAAAATGAATTTTTATTCCAATTAATAAAATAATTTTTGAAAATATAAAAATTTCTAATTTTTTAAATTTATGGTTAAAATCCATTTTTATTTTATTTTATATAGTTTATCTAAAACTTTATATTTTCAATATAAAAAAAATATTTATTATTTATTTACTTAAAGATTTTAAAAATCATTTTAATATTTTCAATATTAAGCTTTATGTTTAAGCTATTTAAATATTAATAATATTTTATAATTAATATTAAATATGATAAAAATATTATTATTAATATTATATTTAATTTAAAAATATTTTTAAATTTGTATATAATTATAATTTTATTAATGATTTTTTTTGATGAGACTTGTTCTAATCATCCTATATCATTGAAATAATTAAATTTATTAGATATAAAAATTAATTTTATTTTAATTTTTTTATCTATTAAAGGTAATAATCATATTATATTTATAAATTTAAAAATAATAATATTTTTATAAAAAATTTTGTTTATTTTAATATTATTTAAAATTAATATTAATAATATTGTAAATATTAAAATGAAAAAAATAATTAATTTTATTATTTTTGTTAAAAAAATTTTATTTAATGATGAAAATAAAATTCAATTAATAATTGAGCCGTAAAATATTGATATAATTAATAAAATTAATAAAGAATAATTTATTATGTTATTTGATAAATAAAATCTTATATTATTTATTTTAGGAGATTTTAAAGAAATATAAAAAATTAAACGAA
Proteins encoded in this region:
- the COX2 gene encoding cytochrome c oxidase subunit II, translated to MLNWYMFNFQDTNSYIMTLMTYFHDFIMMILFMIMIFIIYIMLWFFLNKFINRQIMHNQLLELIWTLIPMLILVFMAIPSLKILYMVEEIINPFMTLNILGHQWYWSYEYVDFKNLLFDSFMIQDNFIDLGNYRLLEVDNHLIIPYNMNIRFLVSSVDVIHSWAISSLGIKVDATPGRVNQIMSNLNRVGIFYGQCSEICGLNHSFMPIVLESTNLLFFFNWVKNFE
- the COX3 gene encoding cytochrome c oxidase subunit III (TAA stop codon is completed by the addition of 3' A residues to the mRNA) — translated: MMMKFNHPYHLVSLSPWPLMNSFCLMIFMFSSLKFMHDFNILLFLMSLILMIMITYQWWRDVIREGTFQGVHTLYVTKMLRLGMILFILSELMFFLSFFWCYFHMNLSPSVEIGSVWPPNSILVFNPFNIPLLNTIILLSSGVSITLCHHSIMNKKLFMSNLSILITLILGMIFTFFQYLEYQESYFSMSDSVYGSIFFMATGFHGIHVIVGTLFILVSYWRLLFNHYSMFHHLGFEASSWYWHFVDVVWLFLYIFIYWLSF
- the ATP6 gene encoding ATP synthase F0 subunit 6 → MLNLFSIFDPSTKIFSLNWISSLIGLFIIPQMYWLMSSRILFLMINFMLILWMEFKIILKNKFNMNNLLFYISLFLFIMMNNFMGLFPYIFTSSSHLIYSLGLSLPMWLGLMMFGWIKNTNFMFVHLVPQGTPFILMFFMVLIESLSNIIRPFTLSIRLTANMIAGHLLLTLLSSFIPNFFLFYLIVLILQLMLLILEISVSLIQSYVFVILMILYLKETNYDKI
- the ATP8 gene encoding ATP synthase F0 subunit 8, with the protein product MPQMSSMDWLLLLIYFIIIFYLFMILLYFLFNLKIKNFNNLKIMNNFFVIKWY
- the ND3 gene encoding NADH dehydrogenase subunit 3 yields the protein MIFMSLMFIMMILFISMILIFINYLLSKKENQDREKISSFECGFDVLSSSRLPFSIHFFMIAILFLVFDVEVVFLIPLINSFIYLNLFEWIYMSLIILLILYWGLEFEKFEGSLKWVL